A stretch of the Vigna radiata var. radiata cultivar VC1973A unplaced genomic scaffold, Vradiata_ver6 scaffold_43, whole genome shotgun sequence genome encodes the following:
- the LOC106752690 gene encoding uncharacterized protein LOC106752690 gives MSLQDFMKIMLEKNSEIKKLIVDLTQRVEKLEAKESNKLHAQTVINPQNVSVITLRTGKQVQGPKGAQEDEDKNNKDEQVDDNGGPNEASPETTTKKSRLVPPNSSSKNSSSSYSPPTPYPNWLKLRNKKMEEIDQGILNTFKKVEISIPLLDAVKQIPKYAKFLKEICTNRRRFGDNETTGVVIQLANRSTVNPASVLEDVLFQVDKLIFPTDFYILDVKDEEGISPNTIILGRPFMMTT, from the exons ATGTCACTGCAAGATTTCATGAAAATAATGCTTGAGAAAAATtcagaaatcaagaaattaatTGTAGATTTAACTCAGAGGGTGGAAAAGTTAGAGGCTAAGGAGTCAAATAAGTTGCATGCACAAACAGTAATCAACCCGCAAAATGTAAGTGTTATTACTTTAAGAACGGGTAAGCAAGTACAAGGCCCTAAAGGAGCCCAAGAGGATGAAGATAAGAATAATAAAGATGAACAAGTTGATGACAATGGAGGACCAAATGAAGCATCACCTGAGACTACCACTAAAAAATCCAGGTTAGTACCTCCTAactcttcttctaaaaattcttcttcatcttattcTCCACCTACTCCATATCCTAATTGGTTGAAGctgagaaacaaaaaaatggagGAGATAGACCAAGGGATCTTGAATACTTTCAAAAAGGTGGAGATTAGCATTCCCTTGCTAGATGCTGTTAAGCAAATCCCTAAATACgccaagtttttgaaagaaatttgcacaaatagaAGGCGTTTTGGGGATAATGAG ACTACTggtgtggtcattcaactgGCGAACCGTAGCACAGTTAACCCTGCAAGTGTGCTTGAGGACGTGCTTTTCCAAGtagacaagttaatttttcctACAGATTTTTATATCTTGGACGTGAAGGACGAAGAAGGAATCAGTCCAAACACTATTATCTTGGGAAGACCCTTCATGATGACAACATGA